From Acidihalobacter aeolianus, a single genomic window includes:
- a CDS encoding SDR family oxidoreductase, whose translation MQLRNIEGAVAVITGASSGIGEAAARVLAEEGVKLVLAARSRDKIEALAAELGDDCLAVSTDVGDPAQVKTLFEQAKSRFGGVDLLFNNAGVGYNGAFADSDPAQWKATIDANLYGVLHCTQAAIPLMRGREGAMISSVSSVGGRHGIEGWSVYNATKFAVVGFHDALRKELGPEGIRVSLIEPGAVYTQWGYNVPEDAMRERRDKLGALHAEDIAHALVFAFAQPANVNCQELLVMPTRQTYP comes from the coding sequence ATGCAGCTACGCAACATCGAAGGCGCTGTGGCCGTGATTACCGGGGCATCCAGCGGCATCGGCGAGGCCGCGGCGCGCGTGCTGGCCGAGGAGGGCGTCAAGCTCGTGCTCGCCGCGCGCAGCCGTGACAAGATCGAGGCGCTGGCCGCCGAGCTCGGCGACGACTGTCTCGCGGTGTCGACCGACGTCGGCGATCCGGCCCAGGTCAAGACGCTCTTCGAACAGGCGAAGTCGCGCTTCGGCGGCGTCGACCTGCTGTTCAACAACGCCGGCGTCGGCTACAACGGCGCCTTCGCGGACAGCGACCCGGCTCAATGGAAGGCGACCATCGACGCCAATCTCTATGGCGTGCTCCATTGCACCCAGGCCGCGATCCCGCTGATGCGCGGGCGCGAGGGCGCGATGATCAGCTCGGTGTCCAGCGTCGGCGGCCGACACGGCATCGAGGGCTGGTCGGTGTACAACGCGACCAAGTTCGCCGTGGTCGGATTTCACGACGCCCTGCGCAAGGAACTGGGGCCGGAGGGCATCCGCGTGTCGCTGATCGAGCCGGGCGCGGTCTATACGCAGTGGGGCTACAACGTGCCCGAGGATGCGATGCGGGAGCGGCGCGACAAGCTGGGTGCGCTGCACGCCGAGGACATCGCCCACGCACTGGTGTTCGCCTTCGCCCAGCCGGCCAACGTGAACTGTCAGGAACTGTTGGTCATGCCGACCCGGCAGACCTATCCCTAG
- a CDS encoding cytidylate kinase-like family protein gives MTRSALERYLLTLLHESGVQAGPRAGPLVAISRDYGAGAGVIAPLLAARIGVAFYDHAVIDGVIERIEGDPALMRELDESAPPGLISRLLHGYGNIPSSNEYAKALVELVLAIARQGGVILGRGVHLIASIPDMYRVYLRASPETCIARLAQRDSLDHQAAADRWHRIEADRRTYLKHHFGRTRDAFDDFDLVVNTDHVDTLERVVDIIVAGLHARQPHRLHT, from the coding sequence ATGACACGCAGCGCACTCGAACGCTATCTGCTCACGCTGCTGCACGAAAGCGGCGTGCAGGCCGGCCCGCGCGCCGGCCCGCTGGTCGCGATCAGCCGCGACTACGGCGCCGGCGCCGGCGTGATCGCACCGCTGCTGGCTGCCCGGATCGGCGTGGCCTTCTATGACCATGCGGTGATCGACGGCGTCATCGAGCGCATCGAAGGCGACCCGGCGCTGATGCGCGAGTTGGACGAATCGGCCCCGCCGGGGCTGATCTCGCGGCTGCTGCACGGCTACGGCAACATCCCTTCGAGCAACGAATACGCCAAGGCCCTCGTTGAGCTGGTCCTGGCCATCGCCCGCCAGGGCGGCGTGATACTCGGGCGCGGCGTGCATCTCATCGCCAGCATTCCCGACATGTACCGCGTCTACCTGCGCGCCTCGCCCGAAACCTGTATCGCCCGGCTGGCGCAGAGGGACAGCCTGGACCATCAGGCCGCCGCAGACCGCTGGCACCGCATCGAGGCGGACAGGCGGACCTACCTGAAGCATCATTTCGGACGCACGCGGGATGCCTTCGACGACTTCGATCTCGTCGTCAACACCGACCACGTTGACACGCTCGAACGCGTGGTGGACATCATCGTGGCCGGCCTGCACGCACGTCAGCCCCATCGCTTGCACACATGA
- a CDS encoding YbaB/EbfC family nucleoid-associated protein produces the protein MKGPIANLMKQAQQMQAEMQKAQEELAGMEVTGEAGGGMVKVTMTGRHEARRVTIDPSLLGDDKEMLEDLIAAAINDASHRIESATQERFSGMASGVNLPPGFKLPF, from the coding sequence ATGAAGGGTCCCATCGCGAATTTGATGAAGCAGGCGCAACAGATGCAGGCCGAGATGCAGAAGGCCCAGGAAGAGCTGGCAGGCATGGAGGTCACTGGCGAGGCCGGCGGCGGCATGGTCAAGGTGACCATGACCGGGCGTCACGAGGCGCGCCGCGTGACCATCGATCCCAGTCTGCTCGGCGACGACAAGGAAATGCTGGAGGATCTGATCGCCGCGGCGATCAACGACGCCAGCCACCGCATAGAATCGGCCACGCAGGAGCGCTTTTCCGGCATGGCTTCCGGCGTCAACCTGCCGCCCGGCTTCAAGCTGCCGTTCTAG
- a CDS encoding cysteine hydrolase family protein, producing the protein MGGNDTALLLIDVQQGFDAPGWGARNRPQAEREIARLLAAWRAAGAPVVHVRHLSTEPASPLHPSGAGIAFKPEAAPLAGEPVFEKRVNSAFIGTGLEAWLRDQGVEALAVAGFTTDHCVSTSVRMAANLGFRVMLVEDACATFGRVGHDGRYYGADELHRTAVASLHGEFARIAGAAEAIGAAL; encoded by the coding sequence ATGGGCGGCAACGACACGGCCTTGCTGCTGATCGACGTGCAGCAGGGATTCGACGCGCCGGGTTGGGGCGCGCGCAACCGGCCGCAGGCCGAACGCGAGATCGCCCGGCTGCTCGCCGCCTGGCGCGCGGCCGGCGCCCCGGTCGTGCACGTGCGCCACCTCTCGACCGAGCCCGCCTCGCCGCTGCATCCCTCCGGCGCGGGCATTGCCTTCAAGCCCGAGGCCGCCCCGCTCGCGGGCGAGCCCGTGTTCGAAAAGCGGGTCAACAGCGCCTTCATCGGCACCGGGCTCGAAGCCTGGCTGCGCGATCAGGGTGTCGAGGCGCTGGCGGTGGCGGGGTTCACCACGGATCATTGCGTTTCCACCAGCGTGCGCATGGCGGCGAATCTGGGTTTTCGCGTGATGCTCGTGGAGGACGCCTGCGCCACCTTTGGGCGCGTCGGCCACGACGGCCGCTATTACGGCGCCGACGAACTGCACCGCACCGCAGTGGCCAGCCTGCACGGTGAGTTTGCACGCATTGCAGGCGCTGCCGAAGCGATCGGTGCGGCGTTGTGA
- a CDS encoding histidine triad nucleotide-binding protein yields the protein MSDCLFCRIVAGEIPAEPVYQDEDVLAFRDINPQAPLHVLVVPRRHIATLNDLTPDDAGVVGTMHLAAARIAAEHGLAEAGYRTVFNCNEQAGQTVFHLHLHVLGGRALGWPPG from the coding sequence ATGAGCGACTGCCTGTTCTGCCGAATCGTGGCCGGCGAGATACCCGCCGAGCCGGTCTATCAGGACGAGGATGTGCTGGCCTTTCGCGACATCAACCCGCAGGCACCGCTGCATGTGCTGGTGGTGCCGCGCCGGCATATCGCCACGCTCAACGACCTGACACCGGATGACGCCGGGGTGGTCGGCACAATGCACCTTGCGGCGGCTCGCATCGCCGCCGAGCACGGTCTTGCCGAGGCGGGCTACCGCACGGTATTCAACTGCAACGAGCAGGCCGGGCAGACGGTATTTCATCTGCACCTGCATGTACTCGGCGGCCGCGCCCTGGGTTGGCCGCCCGGCTAG
- the rsgA gene encoding ribosome small subunit-dependent GTPase A, giving the protein MTRGRVVARFGAELIVRDDAGGLHKAVSPRNLVKRGPEHLRAPVCGDEIEYEDGFDKAVLTALLPRRNCLVRPDHRGRPRAGVANVDQVVIVVATRPPPDWGLIDRYLVGTADLGANAAIVINKIDLALAPAAAAHVSETRTLYAGLGYPVLSTSTLDGSGIDDLRARLAGRTSLFVGQSGVGKSSLTHHLDPNLEVRVGELSALTGEGRHTTTHAHLYALPGGGDLIDSPGVRDFAPFAPERASLHAGFPEIAARIGDCRFHNCQHRAEPGCAIKTAVEAGEIAATRLRSFLELSNELRNSVRGGDSMSP; this is encoded by the coding sequence ATGACCCGAGGCCGGGTGGTCGCCCGTTTCGGTGCCGAACTGATCGTGCGCGACGATGCCGGTGGACTGCACAAGGCCGTTTCGCCGCGCAATCTGGTCAAACGCGGTCCCGAGCATCTACGCGCGCCGGTGTGCGGCGACGAAATCGAATACGAGGACGGGTTCGACAAGGCGGTGCTCACCGCGCTGCTGCCGCGGCGCAATTGCCTCGTGCGGCCGGATCATCGCGGGCGGCCGCGTGCCGGCGTCGCCAACGTCGATCAGGTCGTCATCGTGGTCGCCACCCGGCCGCCGCCCGACTGGGGGCTGATCGACCGCTACCTCGTCGGCACCGCCGATCTCGGCGCCAACGCGGCCATCGTCATCAACAAGATCGATCTCGCGCTGGCGCCGGCAGCCGCGGCGCATGTATCCGAGACCCGTACCCTGTATGCCGGCCTTGGATATCCAGTACTGTCCACCAGTACGCTCGACGGCAGCGGCATCGATGACCTGCGCGCACGACTCGCCGGGCGCACCAGTCTGTTCGTCGGCCAGTCCGGGGTCGGCAAATCCTCGCTCACGCATCATCTCGACCCGAACCTCGAAGTTCGAGTCGGCGAGTTGTCGGCACTCACCGGAGAGGGCCGCCACACCACTACCCACGCCCACCTCTATGCCCTACCCGGCGGCGGCGACCTGATCGACTCGCCGGGCGTGCGCGACTTCGCGCCGTTCGCGCCCGAGCGCGCATCGCTGCACGCCGGCTTCCCCGAGATCGCGGCGCGCATCGGCGACTGCCGCTTCCACAACTGCCAGCATCGCGCCGAACCGGGCTGCGCGATCAAGACCGCGGTCGAAGCCGGCGAAATCGCCGCCACCCGCCTGCGCAGCTTTCTGGAACTTTCGAACGAGCTCCGGAACTCCGTCCGCGGCGGCGACTCTATGAGTCCATGA
- a CDS encoding antibiotic biosynthesis monooxygenase family protein, with protein MIAVTPEPPYYAVIFTAQSGADDAGYAETAARMLSLARAQPGFLGVESAHEADGGITVSYWRDLESISAWRRHVEHQAAQREGRARWYARYALRVARVERAHAFDGTTI; from the coding sequence GTGATCGCCGTCACGCCGGAGCCGCCCTACTACGCGGTCATATTCACGGCGCAGTCCGGCGCGGACGACGCCGGCTATGCCGAGACGGCGGCACGCATGCTGTCGCTGGCACGCGCGCAGCCCGGTTTTCTCGGCGTCGAATCGGCACACGAGGCCGATGGCGGCATCACAGTCTCCTACTGGCGCGATCTCGAATCGATCTCTGCCTGGCGGCGACACGTCGAGCATCAGGCAGCACAGCGCGAGGGCCGCGCCCGCTGGTACGCGCGCTACGCCCTGCGCGTGGCGCGGGTCGAGCGCGCGCACGCCTTCGACGGCACGACGATATGA
- a CDS encoding VOC family protein encodes MSLQPFHLAIPVRDLAEARRFYGEVLGLPEGRSAAHWVDFDLMGHQLVIHHAPGHAGTAAFNPVDGESVPVPHFGVVLDMASWQALAGRLREAGVTFEIEPTIRFPGEPGEQATLFFRDPSGNALEFKAFRDLGQLFAR; translated from the coding sequence ATGTCCCTGCAACCCTTCCATCTCGCCATCCCCGTGCGCGATCTCGCCGAGGCGCGACGTTTCTACGGCGAGGTTCTCGGGCTGCCGGAAGGCCGCAGTGCCGCGCACTGGGTCGACTTCGACCTCATGGGCCATCAGCTGGTGATCCATCATGCCCCGGGACATGCGGGCACCGCGGCCTTCAATCCGGTGGACGGAGAGTCCGTACCGGTGCCGCATTTCGGCGTGGTGCTCGACATGGCTTCCTGGCAGGCGCTGGCGGGACGCCTGCGCGAGGCCGGCGTGACCTTCGAAATCGAGCCGACCATCCGCTTCCCGGGCGAACCCGGCGAGCAGGCGACGCTGTTCTTCCGCGACCCGTCCGGCAACGCACTGGAATTCAAGGCCTTTCGCGACCTCGGCCAGCTTTTCGCGCGCTAG
- a CDS encoding 4a-hydroxytetrahydrobiopterin dehydratase, translated as MNDGITHTLRQGRCAPCEGGVPPLDHDEAARLMSGLHPDWQRVEDGRAIARELGFANFHDTMAFVNAVAWIAHREDHHPDLEVGYNRCRVRYSTHAIGGLSRNDFICAARVDALFS; from the coding sequence ATGAATGACGGCATCACCCACACCCTCCGGCAAGGCCGCTGCGCGCCCTGCGAAGGCGGCGTGCCGCCGCTCGATCACGACGAGGCGGCACGCCTGATGAGCGGCCTGCACCCGGACTGGCAACGGGTCGAGGACGGCCGCGCCATCGCGCGGGAACTGGGCTTCGCGAACTTCCACGACACCATGGCCTTCGTCAACGCAGTCGCCTGGATCGCCCATCGAGAAGACCATCACCCCGATCTCGAAGTCGGCTACAACCGCTGTCGCGTGCGCTACTCGACCCATGCCATCGGCGGACTGTCGCGCAACGATTTCATCTGCGCCGCACGCGTGGACGCCCTGTTCTCATGA
- the ybaK gene encoding Cys-tRNA(Pro) deacylase — protein MTPAVQLAKKTGIAHTVHAYEHDPSVTAYGDEAVDKLGLDPARVFKTLVVATDAGVLAVAVLPVPCKLSFKAVAAALGAKKAAMAEPAAVTRATGYVLGGVSPMGQKKRLPLVIDDSARSLATIFVSAGRRGLEIELAPDDLAALTGGRFAAIAVE, from the coding sequence ATGACGCCCGCCGTGCAGCTGGCGAAGAAAACGGGCATCGCGCATACCGTGCATGCCTACGAGCACGATCCGTCGGTGACCGCCTACGGCGACGAGGCGGTGGACAAGCTCGGGCTCGATCCGGCGCGGGTGTTCAAGACCCTGGTGGTGGCCACGGATGCCGGCGTGCTGGCCGTGGCGGTGCTGCCGGTGCCGTGCAAGCTCTCCTTCAAGGCCGTCGCCGCCGCGCTCGGCGCGAAGAAGGCGGCGATGGCGGAGCCGGCCGCCGTTACCCGCGCCACGGGCTACGTGCTCGGCGGCGTCAGCCCGATGGGGCAGAAAAAGCGCCTGCCGCTGGTGATCGACGACAGCGCCCGCAGCCTCGCCACGATCTTCGTCAGCGCCGGGCGGCGGGGGTTGGAGATCGAGCTGGCCCCGGACGACCTCGCGGCGCTCACCGGCGGACGTTTCGCTGCCATCGCGGTGGAATAG
- a CDS encoding TIGR00341 family protein — protein sequence MKIIEVVAEASSRDTIAAIGEKIKATDFRTGAVDDDGLQFMRLLMADDKVQRALDLLQNVLGAQPGAHIVVLPVEVALPRQNEAESQQEDAAVALRESLYAGVERDARFGTNYVVLVLLSTMVAAIGMIEDNVSAIIGAMVIAPLLGPNLAFGLSTALGDLSLMRKAVGSLLAGVALAVAASAAIGAFVPHGLLVSHELVARTITGYDTVALALASGAAAALSLTTGLSSVLVGVMVAVALLPPAAALGLYLGAGAGASAAGAGLLLAVNVVCVNLASKVVFLLKGIRPRTWVDKARARRATVIYLVMWLVTLMILLLVIYLRRTLHG from the coding sequence ATGAAGATCATCGAAGTGGTCGCCGAAGCCAGCAGCCGCGACACCATCGCCGCGATCGGCGAGAAGATCAAGGCGACGGATTTTCGAACCGGTGCAGTGGATGACGACGGGCTGCAGTTCATGCGCCTGCTGATGGCCGACGACAAGGTGCAGCGGGCGCTGGACCTGCTGCAGAACGTGCTCGGCGCCCAGCCCGGCGCGCATATCGTGGTGCTGCCGGTCGAGGTGGCGCTGCCGCGCCAGAACGAGGCGGAAAGCCAGCAGGAGGATGCCGCCGTGGCCCTGCGCGAGTCGCTGTACGCGGGCGTGGAGCGCGATGCGCGTTTCGGCACCAATTACGTGGTGCTGGTGCTGCTGTCGACCATGGTGGCCGCGATCGGCATGATCGAGGACAACGTCAGCGCGATCATCGGGGCGATGGTGATCGCGCCCCTGCTGGGGCCCAACCTCGCCTTCGGCCTGAGTACGGCGCTGGGCGATCTGTCGCTGATGCGCAAGGCGGTCGGTAGCCTGCTCGCGGGTGTCGCCCTGGCGGTCGCGGCGTCCGCCGCGATCGGTGCCTTCGTGCCGCACGGTCTGCTCGTGAGCCACGAGCTGGTCGCCCGCACGATCACCGGCTATGACACCGTGGCGTTGGCCCTGGCTTCCGGAGCCGCCGCCGCGCTGTCGTTGACCACCGGGCTGTCCAGCGTGCTCGTCGGGGTGATGGTCGCGGTCGCGCTGTTGCCGCCTGCCGCCGCCCTGGGGCTGTATCTCGGCGCCGGAGCAGGGGCGAGCGCCGCGGGTGCCGGCCTGCTGCTGGCGGTCAATGTGGTGTGCGTCAACCTGGCCAGCAAGGTTGTGTTCCTGCTCAAGGGCATCCGCCCGCGCACCTGGGTGGACAAGGCACGGGCGCGCCGCGCGACCGTGATCTATCTCGTCATGTGGCTGGTCACGCTGATGATTCTGCTGCTGGTCATCTACTTGCGGCGCACCTTGCACGGCTGA
- the dnaX gene encoding DNA polymerase III subunit gamma/tau gives MTYQALARKWRPHNFDELVGQAHVRRALVNALREQRIHPAYLFTGTRGVGKTTLARILAKCLNCETGVTPEPCGECTACREIDEGRFIDLIEVDAASRTKVEDTRELLENVQYAPTRGRYKVYLIDEVHMLSGHSFNALLKTLEEPPPHVQFLLATTDPQKLPATILSRCVQFGLKRIPETAIAEQLASVLEREGLGGEPAALRELARAADGSLRDALSLLDQAVAYGGGSVNEADVRDMLGTISRDAVPRLLRALAAGEAAAMLDVVDELAGQAADFAAVLAELLSALHRIAVYQIAGVAAADEQAEAAWSELAVTLGAEDVQLYYQIALIGRRDLPLAADPRSGFEMVLLRMLAFRPATAETAPADAPPRAAVSPRPQAPATAEPRAVYAPVSAPAPAAAADPPARASAEAAGGAAGQWAARVAALGLRGLAGQLASHTSLMSAEAGHYRLAIERSSEHLCTEMARQRLIEALSEVDGRPVRVDIQVADSVGETPAVQAERAAASLQSEAEHSIETDEWIQGIRAQLGAKVVPGSVRPRTDAPDLNET, from the coding sequence ATGACCTACCAGGCACTGGCGCGCAAATGGCGCCCGCACAATTTCGATGAACTGGTGGGGCAGGCGCATGTGCGCCGAGCCCTGGTCAACGCCCTGCGCGAGCAGCGCATCCATCCCGCCTATCTGTTCACCGGCACCCGCGGCGTCGGCAAGACCACGCTGGCGCGCATACTCGCCAAATGCCTCAACTGCGAGACCGGCGTCACGCCCGAACCCTGCGGCGAGTGCACGGCCTGCCGCGAGATCGACGAGGGCCGCTTTATCGACCTGATCGAGGTCGACGCGGCCTCGCGCACCAAGGTCGAGGATACCCGCGAGCTGCTCGAGAACGTGCAGTACGCACCCACCCGAGGGCGCTACAAGGTGTACCTCATCGACGAGGTGCACATGCTTTCCGGGCACAGTTTCAACGCCCTGCTCAAGACCCTCGAGGAACCGCCGCCGCACGTGCAGTTCCTGCTCGCGACCACCGATCCGCAGAAGCTGCCGGCCACGATTCTTTCCCGCTGCGTGCAGTTCGGCCTCAAGCGCATTCCCGAGACGGCGATCGCCGAGCAGCTGGCCAGCGTGCTCGAACGCGAGGGGCTGGGCGGCGAGCCGGCGGCGCTGCGCGAGCTGGCGCGTGCGGCAGACGGCAGCCTGCGCGATGCGCTGAGTCTGCTCGATCAGGCCGTCGCCTATGGCGGCGGCTCGGTCAACGAGGCGGACGTGCGCGACATGCTGGGCACGATCTCGCGCGACGCCGTACCCCGTTTGCTGCGGGCATTGGCGGCTGGGGAGGCGGCGGCGATGCTTGACGTGGTCGACGAACTGGCCGGTCAGGCGGCCGATTTTGCGGCGGTGCTGGCCGAGCTGCTGTCCGCCCTGCACCGTATCGCGGTGTACCAGATCGCCGGCGTCGCAGCGGCCGACGAGCAGGCGGAGGCCGCCTGGAGCGAACTGGCGGTCACGCTGGGCGCCGAAGACGTCCAGCTCTACTACCAGATCGCGCTGATCGGCCGACGCGACCTGCCGCTGGCGGCGGACCCGCGCAGCGGCTTCGAAATGGTGCTGCTGCGCATGCTGGCGTTCCGCCCCGCCACGGCGGAGACGGCGCCGGCAGACGCCCCGCCACGGGCGGCAGTCTCGCCCCGGCCGCAGGCGCCTGCTACCGCAGAACCGAGGGCGGTCTATGCGCCGGTGTCCGCGCCAGCGCCCGCGGCCGCTGCGGACCCGCCTGCGAGGGCTTCCGCCGAGGCGGCCGGCGGCGCTGCGGGGCAGTGGGCGGCGCGCGTGGCGGCCCTCGGCCTGCGCGGTCTCGCCGGACAGCTGGCGAGCCACACCAGTTTGATGTCGGCGGAGGCCGGGCATTACCGACTGGCCATCGAGCGATCATCGGAACACCTGTGCACTGAAATGGCCCGACAGCGCCTGATCGAGGCACTGTCGGAGGTCGACGGACGGCCCGTGCGCGTGGATATCCAGGTGGCGGATTCGGTGGGCGAGACACCGGCCGTGCAGGCCGAGCGTGCCGCCGCAAGCCTGCAATCGGAAGCCGAGCACTCGATCGAGACGGACGAATGGATACAAGGTATCCGTGCGCAGCTGGGCGCCAAGGTGGTGCCGGGCTCCGTGCGCCCGCGCACGGACGCGCCGGATTTGAATGAAACTTGA
- the atpC gene encoding ATP synthase F1 subunit epsilon produces the protein MSEHRHARITLSIVTAQGSLFFGTVERVVLPAEGGEMCVLPGHTPVLARLMPGEARYLSDDAWQYLYLEGGYLEVQPTQVTVLADTALRAQDIDARAAEEAVKRARSRDQRARLPYDKQLAHAELIRALALLQVALDARRPGRR, from the coding sequence ATGAGCGAACACCGCCACGCACGCATTACGCTCAGCATCGTCACCGCCCAGGGCAGCCTGTTCTTCGGCACCGTAGAACGCGTGGTGCTGCCCGCCGAAGGCGGCGAAATGTGCGTCCTGCCAGGCCATACCCCCGTGCTCGCGCGCCTGATGCCCGGCGAGGCGCGCTATCTGAGCGACGACGCCTGGCAGTACCTGTATCTTGAAGGCGGCTATCTGGAAGTGCAGCCGACCCAGGTGACCGTACTCGCCGACACGGCCCTGCGCGCCCAAGACATCGACGCCCGCGCCGCCGAGGAGGCGGTCAAACGCGCCCGCAGCCGCGACCAGAGGGCGCGGCTGCCCTACGACAAGCAGCTCGCACATGCGGAACTGATCCGCGCGCTGGCCCTGCTCCAGGTCGCGCTCGATGCGCGGCGGCCGGGCAGACGCTAG
- the recR gene encoding recombination mediator RecR, producing MARSPLLEGLIEALRCLPGVGPKSAQRMAYHLLERHRDDALRLSEALRAAVERIGHCERCRTLSETELCAVCADTRRDAGLLCVVENPSHLQVMEQATHFKGVYHVLMGRLSPLDGIGPEELGLDRLERRLGEGELRELILAISPTVEGEVTAHYIGEMARAHGVRVTRLAQGVPMGGELEYLDSGTLTHAFESRREY from the coding sequence ATGGCGCGCAGCCCCCTCCTGGAGGGATTGATCGAGGCTCTGCGGTGCCTGCCGGGCGTGGGACCGAAATCGGCTCAGCGCATGGCCTACCACCTGCTTGAGCGCCACCGCGACGATGCCCTGCGTCTGAGCGAGGCACTGCGTGCGGCGGTCGAGCGCATCGGCCATTGCGAGCGTTGCCGCACCCTGAGCGAAACCGAGCTGTGTGCGGTCTGCGCCGATACCCGGCGCGATGCCGGTCTGCTGTGCGTGGTGGAAAATCCCTCTCATCTACAGGTGATGGAGCAGGCGACGCACTTCAAGGGCGTGTATCACGTGCTCATGGGGCGTCTGTCGCCGCTGGACGGCATCGGTCCGGAGGAACTCGGTCTGGACCGGCTCGAACGGCGCCTGGGAGAGGGCGAGCTGCGCGAGCTGATTCTGGCGATCAGCCCGACGGTCGAGGGCGAGGTGACGGCGCACTACATCGGCGAGATGGCCCGTGCCCATGGCGTGCGCGTGACCCGGCTCGCGCAGGGTGTGCCGATGGGCGGCGAGCTGGAATATCTGGACAGCGGCACATTGACCCACGCCTTCGAATCGCGCCGCGAATATTGA
- a CDS encoding fumarylacetoacetate hydrolase family protein, translating to MKYLRYGEPGRERPGVLDDAGVIRDLGGRCDDLAGDALDPARLMALTGADLASLPAVDAGVRLGPCVAATRQFIGIGLNYADHAAETGMPIPQAPIVFNKAPGCMAGPNDAIPVPPGAAKVDWEVELALVIGRRAWQVEEADALGHLAGYCICNDVSERAWQLEGTGQWLKGKSAPGFGPLGPWLVTPDEVPDPLSLAMTLEVNGETMQSGSTATMIFGPAYLVSYLSRFMVLEPGDVITTGTPPGVGMARGRFLRPGDRVRARVAGLGEQVNEVT from the coding sequence ATGAAATACCTGCGCTACGGCGAACCGGGCCGCGAGCGTCCGGGCGTGCTGGACGATGCGGGCGTGATCCGCGATCTCGGCGGCCGTTGCGACGATCTGGCGGGCGACGCGCTCGATCCCGCACGCCTGATGGCGTTGACCGGAGCGGACCTCGCTTCGCTGCCCGCCGTTGATGCCGGCGTGCGACTGGGACCCTGCGTGGCGGCCACCCGTCAGTTCATCGGTATCGGCCTCAATTATGCCGATCATGCCGCCGAGACCGGCATGCCGATCCCGCAGGCGCCCATCGTGTTCAACAAGGCACCGGGCTGCATGGCCGGGCCGAACGACGCGATCCCGGTGCCGCCTGGAGCGGCCAAGGTGGACTGGGAAGTGGAGCTGGCGCTGGTGATCGGGCGGCGCGCCTGGCAGGTCGAGGAGGCCGACGCGCTCGGTCATCTGGCCGGCTACTGCATCTGCAACGACGTTTCCGAACGCGCTTGGCAGCTCGAAGGCACTGGGCAGTGGCTCAAGGGCAAGAGCGCCCCCGGCTTCGGCCCGCTGGGCCCTTGGCTGGTCACCCCGGACGAGGTACCCGATCCGCTGTCGCTGGCCATGACCCTGGAGGTCAACGGCGAAACCATGCAGTCCGGCAGCACCGCGACCATGATCTTCGGCCCGGCCTATCTCGTGTCCTATCTGTCGCGCTTCATGGTGCTGGAGCCGGGCGACGTGATCACCACCGGTACACCGCCTGGGGTCGGCATGGCGCGCGGCCGTTTCCTCAGGCCCGGCGACCGCGTGCGCGCCAGGGTCGCCGGACTGGGCGAGCAGGTGAACGAGGTTACGTGA